A single window of Desulfuromonas sp. TF DNA harbors:
- the thiE gene encoding thiamine phosphate synthase translates to MPTVDFTLYLITDRRQVPPGRTLIDVVRAACEGGVRAVQLREKDLTADELFPLALELRALTRQYGARLLINDRIDLALAVEADGVHLGGHSLPTTAARSILGPERLIGVSAHSLEEIAEASRNGADFVTFGPVYSTPSKTAYGKPAGLDLLGAACGGSHLPVFALGGITPERVGGVVAAGAGGVALISAIVAEAEPSEAARTFISLLEKAGH, encoded by the coding sequence ATGCCCACTGTCGATTTCACCCTCTATCTCATTACCGATCGTCGTCAGGTTCCGCCGGGGCGCACCCTGATTGATGTCGTGCGCGCCGCGTGCGAAGGTGGCGTGCGGGCGGTGCAGTTGCGGGAGAAGGACCTCACCGCCGACGAACTTTTTCCCCTGGCTCTCGAACTGCGCGCCCTGACCCGGCAGTACGGCGCGCGGCTGCTGATCAATGACCGGATCGATCTGGCCCTTGCCGTCGAGGCCGACGGCGTCCACCTCGGCGGACACTCCCTGCCGACTACGGCCGCCCGCAGCATCCTCGGTCCGGAACGTCTCATCGGCGTTTCCGCCCACAGCCTGGAGGAGATCGCGGAAGCATCCCGGAACGGAGCCGACTTCGTCACCTTCGGCCCGGTTTACTCCACCCCCTCGAAAACAGCTTACGGCAAACCGGCCGGTCTGGACCTCCTGGGTGCGGCCTGCGGCGGCTCACACCTCCCGGTCTTTGCCCTTGGCGGCATAACACCGGAACGCGTGGGAGGGGTCGTGGCTGCCGGTGCGGGCGGAGTCGCTCTGATCTCCGCCATCGTGGCCGAGGCGGAACCGTCCGAGGCTGCCCGCACCTTCATTTCGCTGCTGGAAAAGGCGGGACATTAA
- a CDS encoding radical SAM protein, translating into MSFLDEIGRHDPQQVLAAIESKTAADVERVLLIERLRPDDFMTLLSPAAEGYIEAMAQKAHRTTQQRFGRTILLYAPIYLSNECSNGCVYCGFNATNRVPRKTLTLEEIEREAQVLHELGYRHILLVTGEFPAKVDNEFIAAAARRIRHLFSSISIEVYPMEEDGYRQMVEAGIDGLTIYQETYDRELYAELHPFGKKRNYDFRLLT; encoded by the coding sequence ATGAGCTTTCTCGACGAAATCGGCAGACACGATCCGCAGCAGGTCCTCGCCGCCATTGAAAGCAAGACCGCTGCCGATGTGGAACGGGTTCTGCTGATCGAGCGTCTGCGCCCGGACGACTTCATGACCCTCTTGTCGCCCGCTGCCGAAGGGTACATCGAGGCGATGGCGCAGAAAGCCCACCGCACGACCCAGCAGCGCTTCGGCAGAACCATCCTCCTCTATGCGCCCATCTATCTCTCCAACGAGTGCAGCAACGGGTGTGTCTACTGCGGCTTCAACGCCACCAACAGGGTGCCGCGCAAAACCCTGACCCTGGAGGAGATAGAGCGCGAAGCGCAGGTGCTGCACGAGCTGGGATACCGCCATATCCTCCTGGTCACCGGCGAATTTCCCGCCAAGGTCGATAATGAGTTCATCGCTGCGGCGGCCCGGCGCATCCGCCACCTGTTCAGTTCCATCTCCATCGAGGTCTACCCGATGGAAGAGGACGGCTACCGGCAGATGGTCGAGGCCGGCATCGACGGGCTCACGATCTATCAGGAAACCTACGACCGCGAACTCTATGCCGAACTGCATCCTTTCGGCAAAAAGCGCAATTACGACTTTCGCCTTCTCACC